In Wolbachia endosymbiont of Aedes albopictus, one DNA window encodes the following:
- a CDS encoding RlmE family RNA methyltransferase has protein sequence MNDQYVRKTSKDGYRSRSAYKLVEMDNKFKLFQEGQKIIDLGASPGGWSQVVSQKGANVVALDMKPMNAINGVEFIQCDIINGLEILREKFKDQKFDVILSDMAPESCGLKSLDHIRIMLLCEAALNFAKHFLSHGGTFVVKIFQGESDKDFCNELKEMFKTVKYFKPKSSRSESTEMYLVSLGFIGSRPFI, from the coding sequence TTGAATGATCAGTATGTGCGAAAAACTAGCAAGGATGGTTATAGGTCACGCTCAGCATATAAGCTGGTAGAAATGGATAATAAATTTAAATTATTCCAAGAAGGGCAAAAAATTATTGATCTTGGTGCTTCTCCTGGTGGATGGTCACAAGTCGTGTCTCAGAAAGGTGCAAATGTAGTTGCTCTTGACATGAAACCAATGAACGCAATTAATGGAGTAGAGTTTATACAATGTGATATTATCAATGGGCTTGAAATTTTAAGAGAAAAATTCAAGGATCAAAAATTTGATGTAATTTTATCTGACATGGCGCCCGAATCTTGTGGTTTAAAATCGTTGGATCATATCAGAATTATGCTTTTATGTGAAGCAGCACTCAATTTTGCAAAGCATTTCTTGAGCCATGGTGGGACGTTTGTAGTAAAAATTTTCCAAGGAGAATCTGATAAAGATTTTTGTAACGAGCTAAAAGAAATGTTTAAAACAGTAAAATATTTTAAACCGAAGTCAAGCAGATCTGAATCTACAGAAATGTATTTGGTAAGTTTAGGCTTTATTG
- a CDS encoding PopZ family protein, whose amino-acid sequence MHDEQGNQSVKDILEDIKKAISGKNASNDKAEIKDENDDVLCLEEEYLEDMEEDGKKENGKEEDIDNDDQSEEMAYNNNQFNGHSCNSEEKKDIYLYDNIQMSNNKASNSGLQAQNNDHLILKENMEEIKALLGKMQNKLQHKQQKRANLTVEELVTSLLKPQLSEWLNKYLHALVKEVVEKELKDIINNK is encoded by the coding sequence ATGCATGATGAACAAGGCAATCAATCTGTAAAAGATATTCTAGAAGATATAAAAAAAGCTATATCGGGTAAAAACGCAAGTAACGATAAAGCAGAAATAAAGGATGAAAATGATGATGTGCTATGCCTTGAAGAAGAGTATCTAGAAGATATGGAAGAAGATGGCAAAAAAGAAAATGGTAAAGAAGAGGACATTGATAATGATGACCAAAGTGAGGAAATGGCTTACAACAATAACCAATTTAATGGCCATAGCTGCAATTCAGAAGAAAAAAAAGATATTTATTTGTACGATAACATCCAAATGAGTAATAACAAAGCAAGTAATAGTGGCTTACAAGCGCAAAATAATGATCATCTAATTTTAAAAGAGAATATGGAAGAGATCAAAGCGCTGCTTGGAAAAATGCAAAACAAATTGCAGCATAAACAACAAAAAAGAGCGAATCTTACTGTTGAAGAATTAGTTACATCTCTTTTAAAACCTCAGCTCTCAGAATGGCTGAATAAATATCTACATGCACTGGTAAAAGAAGTAGTTGAAAAAGAGCTCAAAGATATAATCAATAATAAGTAG
- a CDS encoding TolC family protein, whose amino-acid sequence MFRLIITLAIIFGTISCYATDVGEVISKAIKNSSKIKSQFYQYKSAEKQLKSSGLAGFLPDISLQYNFDSNFNLYNQPNLPGKRLILSQRIIDGGGTFATFSRSSHLLKAEKMRFQQLKQEVALNAVKAYVGVLQKTEILKLREHKERVSLEHLSAMKKRFSLGEVTNAEVLLAKAKFSSSISERVDAEGKLKLANIAYYHLIGEDADELSEANDKLPSVPELNECLQLAKTNNLSLKAAVYQKRAAGMEVIAESSKWLPSLNLSASKNFGKDGVKLDKLLENVHIVFTLDVPIFKKGVNAFGVSRAKMDAKKSTYNYYEMVKNIEQAVVNAWNNVLTAKAIIKASQEAERAAALALEGVEQEVNLNLKSTSDLLDTEDALFKARLDLVEAQSNYVISVYNLLFMINSINL is encoded by the coding sequence ATGTTTCGATTGATTATTACACTTGCGATCATTTTTGGTACTATAAGTTGCTATGCAACTGATGTGGGAGAAGTGATAAGCAAAGCCATCAAAAATAGCTCAAAAATAAAGTCTCAATTTTACCAATATAAAAGCGCAGAAAAACAGCTTAAGTCTTCTGGGTTAGCTGGATTTTTACCTGACATTAGTTTGCAGTACAATTTTGATAGTAATTTTAATCTTTATAATCAACCTAATTTACCTGGAAAACGTCTAATATTAAGCCAAAGGATAATAGATGGCGGTGGCACCTTTGCCACATTCAGTCGATCAAGTCATCTTCTCAAAGCAGAAAAAATGCGATTTCAGCAATTAAAACAAGAGGTTGCACTTAATGCTGTGAAAGCATATGTTGGTGTTTTACAAAAGACAGAAATATTAAAGCTCAGAGAACATAAAGAACGCGTTTCTTTGGAACATTTGTCAGCTATGAAAAAACGCTTTTCCCTTGGAGAGGTAACCAATGCTGAAGTTTTGTTAGCAAAAGCAAAATTCTCGTCTTCTATATCCGAAAGAGTTGATGCTGAGGGTAAATTAAAGTTGGCAAATATTGCTTATTATCATTTAATTGGCGAAGATGCTGATGAACTTTCTGAGGCTAATGATAAACTACCTTCTGTTCCAGAGCTAAATGAATGTTTACAATTAGCAAAAACCAATAATTTATCTTTAAAAGCAGCAGTTTATCAAAAAAGAGCAGCCGGAATGGAAGTGATCGCTGAAAGCTCCAAGTGGCTTCCTTCTTTAAATCTAAGCGCAAGCAAAAATTTTGGGAAGGATGGTGTAAAATTAGACAAGCTATTAGAAAATGTTCATATAGTTTTTACTCTTGATGTTCCAATCTTTAAAAAAGGAGTGAATGCTTTTGGTGTCAGTAGAGCTAAAATGGATGCAAAAAAATCTACCTACAATTATTATGAAATGGTAAAAAATATAGAACAAGCAGTTGTAAATGCTTGGAATAATGTGCTAACAGCAAAAGCCATTATTAAAGCAAGTCAAGAAGCGGAAAGAGCAGCAGCTCTAGCATTGGAAGGAGTTGAGCAAGAGGTAAACTTAAATTTAAAGAGTACATCTGACCTTTTGGACACTGAAGATGCATTATTTAAAGCACGTTTAGACTTAGTTGAAGCACAAAGCAATTATGTGATTAGTGTTTACAACTTGCTTTTTATGATAAATAGTATAAACCTCTAA
- the rplM gene encoding 50S ribosomal protein L13, with product MKTFFLKEKQIDKKWFVIDAEGLVVGRLAAFVATLLRGKHKPEYTPHMDCGDNVIIINAEKVHFTGKKLKDKVYYKHTGYSGGLKKTTPNNILNGKFPERIIKMAVKRMLDDGPMARRRFENLYVYSGSEHKHQGQQPEKIDFASLNRKNKK from the coding sequence ATGAAAACTTTTTTCTTAAAAGAGAAACAAATCGACAAAAAATGGTTTGTCATAGATGCAGAAGGATTAGTGGTAGGAAGGCTTGCAGCATTTGTAGCGACACTATTGCGTGGAAAGCATAAGCCTGAGTATACACCTCATATGGATTGTGGCGATAATGTAATTATTATTAACGCAGAAAAGGTGCATTTTACCGGGAAGAAGCTTAAAGATAAAGTTTACTATAAGCATACAGGTTATTCTGGTGGTTTGAAGAAAACTACTCCAAATAATATTTTAAATGGCAAATTTCCTGAGCGTATAATAAAAATGGCAGTGAAAAGGATGCTTGATGATGGCCCTATGGCGCGTAGACGCTTTGAAAATTTGTATGTTTATTCTGGTTCAGAGCATAAGCATCAAGGGCAGCAACCTGAAAAGATAGATTTTGCCTCTTTGAATCGTAAAAATAAAAAGTAA